GAGCAAAGGAAGTTAATTCTCCAAGGCATGATTTGCACTCCGGGGATAAAATATATTGCAGGAATTTGCTTGCGGGGGCGCTGGAGGGGGAACAGACCAGACGCTTAGTAAATGGCAGATAAAGCTTGTTCTAGGTATTGCAGGGTTTTTCTTGGTGAATTACTGGTACTTGAACAGTATTTCAATCTGTTGTAGATTGCTATGGACGTAGCAGCGTGCAAGCCTATTGCCAACGTGATAGACACTGCAGTAGATATTTTTTTATGCAGCTATGTAATTGATTCTGTGGTAAGAAATATTTCCTGTTCTTCAAAACTAGGGCCTTAAATTGGGAATTTTTGCTTGCACTGGCACTGAATTGTGACCATAAATCTCTGCCCATCATCCTTTGACTCTGCTATTCTGATGAGGGAGCTTGTTTAAATCTGAGTTTGGCCAAGGAGTAAGTGTTCAGATCTAGATTAAATTTAGTTTAAGGTATGGAGTTCAGGTCTGAAACCACTCCAAGGCTGGAGTTTCAATACATTCCAATTAGATTTTGTCCAATAATGGCAGAAATCTTGTAAAATCCACTGTTTTTATGCGACTTTGCCATCTTGAATATGAAAAGAGACCAATTCTCATTCAGTATCTGCATTTGAATCAGAAATGTTTTGGAGGACATGCTGATTTAGGGACTTGAATCTGAACTTCCTTGAAATTCAGTGAAGATTGGATCTGACAATCCAACTCTGACCCATAATTGCTCTGAGAATATCAGAATAAGGAAAGTACTGAAGAGAGAAATTCCAGACTTCTTTGCTGGAATCGAACATTTGAGTGAGGAAAAGAAACTCTTTTCAGATGGCCTGTAGAAAAGAAATCTTGATTCATGTACAGAGGAGAGCTTCATTATGTCTGAGGTGCTATTTGGAATTTTTTCTCACACTCAGAGGTGCCTAAAAAGTTGCTTGTGTGTGTTAAAGGAAAATGCGCATCTGTAAACCTCTTAAAACCTCTCCCACCAATTCTTTCTTTTCCTCGGTCTGAaccaaataataataatcagaacTTGTATACAAGAACCACCTCTACTTTTCTAAATAGTCAGAAGTGCCTTAATCCTGCTAATATGAAATTCTGAAACCTGCTGTCCTGCCAGAATCAAGTCAATTACCTACCACCAGGCAAACTACAGaacctttttcttttgttttgcagaaacagagaaggaaaaaatatcaCTCACCAAATCAGTTAACTGTAGATGGGTCAAGATCTTTCTTGATGAAAGATCCCAGCTGGATCCACATACAAGTCAAAGCTGCTTCCAGCTCATAGGAATCAGACTTAAAATATAATTAACAGCTGGGGCCAGCTAATCTGTACACTAATGAAATTTCTCACAGTTGTGAACTGCAGTAGTAGAGTCAGAAACTACTCTCAGGGGCTGAAAACTCAGCTTGTTATAGGAAACATAAATAAGGCCATTGCTGTTCACTATTGATGCAGGAAAAAATCATGGCTAGTAGGTCATTTCTAGGGACCCAAAATATCTTCCAGCTTGGAGCTGGCTGGTTGAATAGTAACATTCTGCTGATGGCCTCAACAACTGATTATTCATGTCAATAGGGACCTGCAGTGTTATGGACTATGCTGATGACTTCTGCTGTATGCTTCCAGAAACCACATAATTGACAATCTAGTAGTAATAAGGGTAGCAACATTAGCTAGTAAATAAAAGCCAATTTACAACTCTATATTTTCCCGTAAGTTCTAAGAAATAATGTGAGGGAAAAAACTAGCAATGGTTTACAACACTGATACAGTATTTTATTGATgttattttcttgttttttgtCTTCTAGAATACCTTCTGGTTTGGTTTGGGgggctgttcggtatttttaaTTCCTGCCATAATTTGTGCTGTAAAACTATCTAAATATTATCGTAGAATGGATACGGAGGATGTGTATGATGAGTAAGTATATAATCTGAAGTAGGCTAAAAAGAAAGTAGATACAGATATTTCCCCGAATaggaaatattttatataaaatatacagtGCATTATTTAAACCTTTCCTATTGGCAAAATGAGCACCACAGTGTCTTCTGAAAGACAACAGATATGGGCTCTCATCCTGCAAAGTGCTCCACACAAGAAGATTTCCATATCATAACTGAGACAGTGGGGCTCTGTACCACAGTGTAGAAGGATCTGCCTATGAGAAGCAATTTGTGGGTTCAAGGCTTCAGAACTTCTTACacccttatttaaaaatatttccagattGTCTTTGCTCAGTTATAGCATTAGGATAACTTATGCCTGCTTTCTAGTTGCCTTGTGTTAATTCTTTCCTTTTTTGCTCAATATCCTGATTATCCCTAACCAGTCTTTCCTTTTCACTTGCAGTTCCTCTGTCTCAGGGACTTGGCATTTTACTTTATGATAACTGTTTTtacttattttcatttttactATTTTTCTATTCTTTATTTTAGCTGTTCAGTACATCTGTGCACTTCATTTTTCAGATTTTATTTCACATTGGTCAGTTTACATGTACATTCACAAATGAATAGAGCAGCAGCAAGACATGTACTGCTATAACAAATATTGACTTACTAGTGTGTTAAGTTGATTTGCTTctccttttttatatattttttttagggTTGAAACTATACCCATgaaaaagtaagcaatttttacTGGTATCTTTTAATTATTTTACAAAGGTGTGAAGATTTATATTTAGAATGTAACTCTCCACTACAAAAAGCAACACGTTTggtttaattatattttataatGTTAGGGTTCAATTGAACATAAATATCCCCATTAAATAATTGAAAATTGGAGCATGTTAAATAAGACTATTATAGAATTATTTGATATTCTATAGTATCAGGCtgcaaattaaaaataatgttacAAAACAGACAACTTATTTTTATATAGTACAATACCATCATCCAACATGTTTTTGTAGCCATTTTGTGCATATTGCATCTTGTAGATAACATAGTCTTTTTGGTGTATTTATTTTGTTACAGTATGGAAAATGGTAATAATGGTTATCATAAAGAGCATTTATATGGTATACGCAATCCTGTTATGACAAGGTAAACCAAGTCTGAAACTGCATGCCTTCATGTTTCCTTGCTTAGTGCACTGTGCTAATTAGCTATCCAATTTTCTGCACATTTTAGAGTGAATGGTTTAACTTAATATTTGCTTTTTGCATGGTTGCTCACTAGATAGAACAAGTGCTGATGTTGAATGTCACCATAAACTAGTACCCAGTCATTTTTAAGTATTGAATTTTACGTTTCAAGGTCACATGATTCTACTTAGTGCCAGGTGGTCCCAAAATAATAGCTATTAAATTACTCAGCAATTAAAAGGTCGTGGGGTGCATGTTCacttttttctggttttttttcatgcttttttaaaaaagtttattgGTGCAATTATGAATTAATACCCATTAAATGCCATTTTAATGGACACCTGGAGCATTACTAgattattcctttttaaattcTAGTTtggctttttcaattttttttgtgaGATGTCTAGAAATAGGCTACAAAGGAGAAGCAGCACTAGAGCAGAAAGATGAAGAGGAAACACGCAACAATCTCATCTTTTATAAAAGCATTGAGTAGCTACAGTAACTTTCCAAATTAACATAGTGTTTCTCTCCAACCTGTGCCCTTGGTGCAGCTTTCTAAACAGCTGAAGAAAGGCAACATTTGCTATGTGAGGGCAACAGATGGGCCAGTGCATATGGAAGGGTGGCGGGGAAGATGGATCTTTGTTACACCACGTATAAAATTAGTCCAGTTCTATATGGCCAAATAGCTAAGTCACAAGTCTGAGAAACAGTAGTTTTGTGGAATCTATTTACTTGCTATGAGAcactggcaagtcacttaacctctgtgCCTTGGATTCCCATTCTGTCAAACAGGGATAATACTATTCACCTCACTGAACTTAACTGAGACTTCATGAATTGGCTTTGAAACATACATCTGAGCTCTTTCACTGAGAAGCTATATAAATAATTGACAAAAATGAAGAATAGTGAGCCACAGCTTTTTTTATATAGAACACATTGATTAGAattaatttttattgctctctggATCGTGGATGAGATGGCCTATGTTGACGGGGCTTGAGGTAAAAATTTTTGACAATCTTCAGGGCCATATCAATTGAACAAAAGTCTGTTTTGCATTGATTTTTTATTAATCAAGTATCTTCCCTAGGTTTCTTTTGGAGGAACTATTTTATAACCGTGGAATTACTCATTTTATAATTACTCATTTTATCCCTAACTCACTTAAGGACTAGATTCAGATTGCAGTTGTCTTAATGACAGTGAAATTACTCTGAATTGACTCCATCATAACTGATACTAGAATTTATTGTGAACTGCCACTTCCTTTTATTTCATAGCTGATACAGAGTTTGGAAAAGGTATCAGGGCTACCACACTAGTAGATCCTGGTGTCCTAGGCATAACTAATCAAACCATTTTCAGGGGTTTTTTTACCTTGCTTTTTCTGTTTCTGCAGCTCTTTAGTTTGTAAGTATTTCTAGAATCTTTGAGATGGTTAGCAATTAAGCCATAGAGTTTTAAAATGACAGGAACAGAAAACCTCCCCTTTTGCACCTGCAGTGTTAGGGATGCAAGTATGCAGGTTGCAGTTGCATTTGGACATCTATGTGATTATTTCCCCAGATCAGATAGGTAGAGAtctaaataaaaatcaaatgcaGCTGCAATTATTTGTGTAAGCAAAATAGGAGGTTGGGTTAAGACCTTTTCTAAGTTAGATCGATAATGTTGAACTCATTATCTGATCATTTCCTTCCATCCCAAAACAAGACTTAGAAATAAAAGACTGCTGTATAATGAAACTAAacacattttctttcatttaaaaacttcAGTACATGGCAAGATGACTCAAGACTTATTTACAGAGCACTTGTATATTTCTGACACAGGCATGGTTGGTGGTTACACTAATGACAGTTGGCAGTGTCATGTGCTGTAGTTATGAAGGCAGTATACTTAATTCTTTGTTAGcaataaaaaatatttctatGTTCTCTTTAGCTCTGTGGAACAGTGGTAGCAGATACTGGAAACATCAGGAGTAAGTAATgaacttttttaaattatttcaactCCTAGCCAACACAttctcccatttttaaaaaactgcttaCTAAAATGTAAAAAAGGGCTTGTACACACATAATAGCAAGCTCATTGGTAGAGTGAAGAAGTTTATCTGACATACCCATGGCTTTCACTTGAAGACCATGTATGTATAGTGTGTTATATGAATATTGCAATGCTgcctcaatttttttttacagtttttttaGTCTATTTTCAGGCTATAGATATGATGCTTAAGATTCTTCTAGAAGAAAATATGAATTTCGTCCAGCTATACTGGGATCTGACGTCACCATCCAAATCCCATGCCACTTGTTCTATGTGGCTTGTACAGTAAATCAGTCTTGAATCAAGAAAACCGTGTTTAATGTTCTGCCATTAACTATTGTACAAAACAGCTGAGCACCTCTTCTTGTTCACTACTGTTCAAAACTTGAACTAAAgtggtgtttgtttttttactttttttatacCAGGGTTTCTATTTCACATCACAGTATGTATATTAATGTGGCTTGCACAGATTTTGTTTAAAGTTAACTACCCTACCATGATTACTCAAGTTCCTATCTTACCATTTGTTTGGGGACGTGTTAAATACAGTATATACACATTTACATAAAGAATACATTTTGTATACAGAGTCTTTTGTATATACATTTTCTTAAAATTGTTTTAGCTAAATTTTTTGATATTGTATAATATACTTCACAGATAAATTCATCTGCATGATTATTGTTGACTTCTGGTGCTCTTGTTGGACCACTctggaataatttttaaatgtatgggATATGCTAATGTATCACCTGTGTGTGTATCTGAAAATTAATTCAGTTGAAGGCTTTTTCTCTCTGAAGTTATTTAATATGTGATGACCTTTAAGTATAGATCTAAAAGATCATTTGGCGAGCAActcatttaaaattacattttttatgTATGTTGCAAGGTATGGAGTTCCCTGGATTTTGAATAATACTCTAATTAGAGCACGAGAGATGCTATAAAGTTGGTAacttttaaaatgcttaatccCCTACCCAAATTGCTAATAAATATGTGGATCTTTAAGGAGGCAGTGACTATATTTTTGCTaactaatttttaaatttaactttctaCTTAGGAATTTGAACACTTTTAGAAGGGTATTTTACATCACCAAAGTTAGGGTATTGCCTAGAATTTAGACATAGCAGTTGTGTTCCTGGATTATGAGACACACATTCACTGAAAGGGTTGTAACTGTTTACACACAAAAAATTAGAGAGGTAGAAAAGATGAAAGAACTGAATATCTTGAACTCAAGAGGAAGCTGATTGTATAACCATGTTCTTCATTCCTTTTCTAGAAAAGTTAATTGGTTTAAAATAAAGGTAATCCCACAAACCTTTGAAAATATAAAGCAAAACTGAACAGAGATACCAGTGTTATCCAGAATACGTTTATATGTTTTTTCACTCTTTTTTGGTCAGAAAGGGAAATATTTCCATGTGACAATATGTAGCATGAATGTATAGATATATGTTCAGAATTGTAGAattcaaaatgtttatttttaattagaatATTTGCAGTCCGCTTAAATAAAAAAACTTGGTTAAGAAATCTGTACATGATTCATAaataactattttatttttattttattttaagtgtgTTTGAGAGCTGGTGGAAATTTGCTAGGTTAAGACAAGGGCTGAGATCATGTTGGAGAATGGATTTTTCTCCTCCTTACAAAAACTGATGTACTGTTGGACTTCACTGACAGTCAATATTGGCTGTTGTAAGCAAGATGGAAAAACCCAGAAATGAAATGAGGGGGCTTAGATTATACTGGAAAACCTGTATGAGGAAGCTCATAAAAACCacactggatatgtctacacaataAAGAGAAACCATGGCTGGAACTTACCAGCTGACTctggtgcaggctgtgggactgCTTCATTGCTCTGTAAACTTCTGGCCCCAGGCTGAAGGCCATGTTCTGGCATCCTGCAGCATGCAAAGGTCCCAGAACTCTGGTTCCAGCCTAATCCCAAGTCTACACAGTGATAAAGCAGCCTGAATCTTGTGAGCCAGTCAGTTGGCACACAGTCCAGCCATggatttttctttgctgtgtagtaGCATCCTAAACTTTTTTTAGTCAAGGAATTTGCAGTTGGCTTTCCACAGAATTCCATGTTTCTAGTATTCGATAATAAAATATAACAGCCACATGTTTACTAGTGCACATCCCCAAAACCAAAAAGGTATCACAAATCAATTTTTattaattgaattttttttattctggACAAGACCTTACAGATTTGATTTGCCTGACCACCTTCTGATAACTTCCATGTGGCCATAcaagaattgggccaaaagataGCTATAAAATAGCTGGAGATTGGAAAATATCTGTTAAAATCAAATATTACGTGCATTTTGGGTAGGAATGTGCTTTTCAGTTACACAACTACCAAGCTCTATTTAGCTGCAAGATGTGTCTTGTTACCTTCTTGGGAGTTCACAGGTTATTTGGCATTCCCTTAAGCTATAAATTATGGGCATGTGCTTACACTAGggtggtttatttaaaaaaaaatacagtccaccttgagagagagagagagagacttctttGTGCACGAAACCTTTAAATTGTGAGCAGACCGTTACtagtttcttttgcttttttgtaCTGAGCGGCTTCAGGATCTTAGTCTCTGTTTCACCATGAAGACTGTCATCATTCTCGTGATTTGTTGCATGGGAGGATTaggacagaaacagacagaaaagagaaagagcAGTGCTGAAGAAATCCATTTTCAGACTAAAGTCAAAGATTCTTGCACGATGAACATGAGTGGTAATGGGGAAATGAAACTCAGAATTGAATGTAAACACCAAGGCAAGTCTTACTGGTGTGAATATACTGGCAAGCCGTCAATTTGTCGTCCATTCAATAACAACCCAAAGCTTTATTGGAACCAGATTGTCCTTGAACTTAGAAAACTCCCAAACGCTTGCCAGTCCACCCTAGTGCTGAAGCCCACCATGTGCCAAAAGGCTCCCACTGATGCTCACATGAAGCAAGTAGTTTCCAGCTTGAAGCCAAGCCAGAATCCTAGCCAGCAATCAGATACAGCCAATCAGGGAAAATCAATCCAGAAACCCTTTGTTTCTCTGAAGCAAGTTAAAGAGACCCATCCAGGGAAAAGCTCTGCCAAAAAAGCAGGGAGACCTAAACCATCTACAGTACCTCTTATAAAACCAACACAGCATGAACAAGGGTCTGAAAATGATACTGAAGCAATGAAGTTGGCACGAGAACATTGCTGGGAATCCCTGCACACTCTCTGCTCCTACATCATCAGCATCTTTAGAGGTTAAGAATTGCTTCAGGTAAAGCTCCCTCTTCAATAATTTACAGCCGTAACGGTGTCTCTTCAAGTAGTTCTTTTTTAGTTTAAGCTTAAAACTCTTTAAAAGATTGGATAGGGATCATATTCTGTGCAACAAATTCAAAAACTGTATCTGGTAGGAAGAATTTGTTCCCATTGAAGACTTAAGCTTCTTAACTGTTAAGTGACCTAAGGCTTGATCCCAGAGGCATTGAAAAGTCAATAGGAGTCATAAGTCCCTTGTGTCCCTCAGGATTTTGCCTTTGAAAGAATTAAGAGTGCCTGCTTTTAGTTAATCAGTATCATTTTCAGTATTACTCTCCAGTATGTGAGATACAGTTCTTAACCCAGCAGTTAATCAGTTCCACCTGTAGAAGCTGGatttattttttccccccaaatgcaTGTTGCTTGATTTTAAACTAGTGAAATGGCATAGTTTTTTAATATATTGCATGCTTTTAAAAGAACAACTTACAGAAATAGTGACATTCAGGTTCTGAGAACACAAGAGTTAAACTTCTAGTTTGGTAACTTTAACTTCTAGTTATGTAACTTTAAACTATGGGGTTTAGAAAAGTAACTTAATTTACATACATAAACCAAAACAGATAATTCTTTGAATATTTCTGGTGGAAATGAGAGATCATATGCTAATTCTTTGCTGTTCTTATAGTTTGGCTTAAAGACAAACTTTTCACAAAAGGGTTTTACATTTTCCCTCAGATTACCAAGAGCTAGTTAAGAAAACCTGATGAACTCCCCACCAAAATGGAGACATGAATAGCATGGGGCAGAATGTTAGCTAATTTTAGGTATGTTTAGACTATCCCAAGCATGCTTAATAAAGCAAATTGCTAAATcactcattttttattttcttttgcag
Above is a window of Pelodiscus sinensis isolate JC-2024 chromosome 5, ASM4963464v1, whole genome shotgun sequence DNA encoding:
- the FGFBP2 gene encoding fibroblast growth factor-binding protein 2, which produces MKTVIILVICCMGGLGQKQTEKRKSSAEEIHFQTKVKDSCTMNMSGNGEMKLRIECKHQGKSYWCEYTGKPSICRPFNNNPKLYWNQIVLELRKLPNACQSTLVLKPTMCQKAPTDAHMKQVVSSLKPSQNPSQQSDTANQGKSIQKPFVSLKQVKETHPGKSSAKKAGRPKPSTVPLIKPTQHEQGSENDTEAMKLAREHCWESLHTLCSYIISIFRG